From Campylobacterota bacterium, one genomic window encodes:
- the atpD gene encoding F0F1 ATP synthase subunit beta, protein MQSTDALDLNLAKFQKNDSFNMGKVCRIKGTVIDVQFAEDKVPDILTRLLVVHPVKDDSDSPESKRYISVEAAQHLGDGIVRCIALEAIDGMARGLDVIDTGSPITVPVGKEVLGHVFDALGRVIDNSTDLADCQMWEIFRPPPALIEQKTADELLETGIKVLDLLCPYVKGSKIGLFGGAGVGKTIIVQELIRNVAMEHGGYSVFVGIGERTREGNELWLEMKSSGVLEKTALIFGQMGEMPGARLRAGMTGLSMAEYFRDKEGKDTLLFIDNIFRYVQAGSEVSALLGRMPSAVGYQPTLASEIGMLQERITSTYTGSITSIQAVYVPADDYTDPAPATTFQHLDASTVLSRKIAQAGLYPAVDPLESASNGLKKHIVGHKHYDVALTVQKILQKYKELQDIIAILGMDELSDADKAIVNRAKRIQNFLTQPFFVAEQHTGMSGRFVPREQLVNDFEKIISGQCDNVPLQAFYMIGTLDEALKKTKLNL, encoded by the coding sequence ATGCAATCAACTGATGCGTTGGATTTGAATCTGGCAAAATTTCAAAAAAATGATTCGTTTAATATGGGCAAGGTTTGCCGGATCAAAGGAACGGTTATAGATGTGCAATTTGCAGAGGATAAAGTACCTGACATTCTAACGCGATTGTTGGTTGTGCATCCAGTTAAAGATGATTCTGACAGTCCGGAGAGTAAGCGCTACATAAGTGTAGAAGCTGCTCAGCATCTGGGTGATGGTATTGTCCGCTGTATCGCGCTAGAAGCTATCGATGGTATGGCTCGTGGATTGGACGTTATTGATACGGGCAGTCCTATTACGGTGCCAGTAGGTAAAGAAGTGTTAGGGCATGTGTTTGATGCGCTTGGCCGGGTTATTGATAACTCAACTGATTTGGCTGACTGCCAAATGTGGGAAATTTTTAGGCCACCGCCTGCCTTGATTGAGCAGAAGACTGCTGACGAGTTACTAGAAACAGGTATTAAGGTGCTTGATCTTCTTTGTCCTTATGTAAAAGGATCAAAAATTGGATTGTTTGGTGGCGCCGGTGTTGGTAAGACAATCATTGTGCAAGAGCTTATTCGTAACGTAGCCATGGAGCATGGTGGCTATTCTGTCTTCGTGGGGATTGGCGAAAGAACGCGTGAAGGCAATGAGCTGTGGTTAGAAATGAAGTCTTCAGGCGTTCTTGAAAAAACTGCGCTCATATTTGGACAGATGGGGGAGATGCCTGGAGCGCGGCTTCGCGCGGGAATGACAGGCTTGAGTATGGCAGAATATTTTAGGGATAAAGAGGGTAAAGACACACTCTTATTTATTGATAATATATTTCGTTACGTTCAGGCTGGTTCTGAGGTTTCGGCATTGCTTGGTCGCATGCCGTCGGCCGTTGGCTACCAGCCAACGCTTGCTTCTGAAATTGGTATGTTGCAAGAGCGTATTACCAGTACGTATACCGGATCCATTACTTCTATACAGGCAGTGTATGTGCCTGCTGATGATTATACCGATCCTGCACCAGCAACGACCTTTCAACATCTAGATGCAAGTACCGTTCTTTCTCGTAAGATAGCCCAAGCTGGTTTGTATCCGGCTGTAGATCCACTGGAATCTGCGTCAAATGGTCTTAAGAAGCATATAGTGGGCCATAAACATTACGACGTTGCACTGACTGTGCAAAAGATTTTACAGAAATACAAAGAGCTGCAAGATATCATTGCTATTTTGGGTATGGACGAGCTTTCCGATGCTGACAAGGCTATTGTCAATAGAGCGAAGCGTATCCAAAATTTCCTGACACAGCCCTTCTTTGTTGCAGAGCAGCATACCGGAATGTCTGGTCGGTTTGTGCCTCGTGAGCAGTTGGTTAACGATTTTGAAAAGATTATTTCTGGTCAGTGTGACAATGTTCCTCTTCAGGCCTTTTACATGATTGGCACGCTTGATGAAGCACTGAAGAAAACAAAGCTTAATCTTTAG
- the uvrC gene encoding excinuclease ABC subunit C, which translates to MEKNTQLISAIKKLPPKPGVYLFKDDQGEVVYVGKAKHLKRRLSQYIQRQGIDIKVDAIFQESVDLDHIITDSELEAMLLEAKLIKSYQPRFNVLLKSGQPFLYLFIPIRTKLPELMLVRNKKRKGTYFGPFLDKASARKVYDFLIKTFQLRLCKIKIPNGCLYYHMGLCAGICKDDFNEQGYLERLELAKLSLQKGHTAFLKHLEKEIEQNNKQLNFERSKELTSYYQAFEQVFHALQAKNSLIEGRARKDIWVFLEEFNVLFVLGERETALTQKRVFYFPFRDLQEATEQCHEYFMSYYRTFSPPSIILVDFDITDEQKIVYEQFLQMYHRLGHSVEINKPSQGHFAALLRLARIHAEQKMKRQASVGRALKQLLMLDFEPKTIDCFDISHKQGNFMVGSCVRFTNGQPDKPLFRHFHIKTVEGQDDYASLREIVQRRYKAGKDLPDLVLIDGGKGQLNAVKDLFPDLTFVSLAKAEETVFSQNLPRGKKLDQKSIAGQLLISLRDYAHHFAISFHRSTELKKIIT; encoded by the coding sequence ATGGAAAAAAATACTCAGTTGATCAGTGCCATAAAAAAGCTACCACCAAAGCCGGGGGTCTATCTTTTTAAAGACGATCAAGGTGAGGTTGTCTATGTTGGAAAAGCAAAGCATCTGAAAAGACGGTTGTCCCAGTATATTCAACGACAGGGCATTGATATAAAAGTAGATGCTATTTTTCAGGAAAGCGTTGATTTAGACCACATAATTACAGACAGTGAGCTTGAAGCTATGCTGCTTGAGGCCAAGCTTATTAAAAGCTATCAGCCTCGATTTAATGTGTTACTCAAGTCGGGGCAACCGTTTTTGTATCTCTTTATTCCCATACGTACTAAATTACCAGAGCTTATGCTTGTGCGTAACAAAAAACGTAAGGGGACGTACTTCGGACCGTTTCTGGATAAGGCTTCTGCAAGAAAAGTGTATGACTTTTTAATTAAGACCTTCCAGTTGCGGTTGTGTAAGATTAAAATCCCCAATGGGTGCTTGTATTATCATATGGGCCTGTGTGCGGGCATCTGTAAAGATGATTTTAATGAACAGGGATATCTTGAACGCCTTGAGCTTGCAAAGCTATCACTGCAAAAGGGCCACACGGCATTTTTAAAGCATCTTGAAAAGGAAATCGAGCAAAATAATAAACAACTAAATTTTGAGCGATCAAAAGAATTGACTTCTTATTATCAAGCTTTTGAGCAGGTGTTTCATGCCCTGCAGGCAAAAAATTCACTTATTGAAGGGCGTGCACGTAAAGATATTTGGGTTTTTCTTGAAGAATTCAACGTGTTATTTGTTCTGGGCGAGCGGGAAACTGCGCTCACGCAGAAGCGAGTATTTTATTTTCCGTTTCGTGATCTGCAAGAAGCAACCGAGCAGTGTCATGAATATTTTATGAGTTACTATCGCACATTTTCGCCTCCATCAATAATACTTGTAGACTTTGACATAACAGATGAACAAAAAATTGTTTACGAACAATTTTTGCAGATGTATCACCGTCTTGGGCACTCCGTTGAAATAAACAAGCCAAGTCAAGGCCATTTCGCAGCACTGTTGCGTCTAGCACGAATTCATGCCGAACAGAAAATGAAACGTCAGGCATCGGTCGGGAGGGCTCTTAAACAACTCTTAATGCTTGATTTTGAGCCAAAAACTATTGATTGTTTTGATATTTCGCACAAACAGGGAAACTTTATGGTGGGTTCATGTGTTCGATTTACCAATGGTCAGCCTGATAAACCGTTATTCCGACATTTTCATATAAAAACGGTTGAAGGACAAGATGACTATGCTAGTTTGCGAGAAATTGTGCAGCGTCGTTATAAAGCTGGCAAGGACCTACCAGATCTTGTCCTTATTGATGGTGGCAAAGGACAGCTTAATGCGGTTAAAGATTTGTTTCCAGATTTGACCTTTGTAAGTCTTGCTAAAGCTGAAGAGACAGTTTTTTCTCAAAATTTACCTCGTGGTAAAAAACTAGATCAGAAAAGTATTGCCGGCCAGCTGCTTATTTCGCTGAGAGATTATGCACATCATTTTGCCATTAGTTTTCACCGGTCGACTGAGCTAAAAAAAATAATAACGTAA
- the secA gene encoding preprotein translocase subunit SecA has product MAKVLAKLFGTQNERELKRLQPIVEKIGTLENSYQALSAEDCVNKTNEFRERISQGESLDSILPEAFALVREAGKRTMEMRHFDVQLIGGMALHQGKIAEMKTGEGKTLVATLPLYLNALEGKGAHLVTVNDYLAKRDAEWMSPIYNYLGMTVGIIQNHMGDEQRKKVYNADITYGTNNEFGFDYLRDNMKFNLDDLAQRPLHYAIVDEVDSILIDEARTPLIISGPSEKGSNLYASANKAILPLTKEDYEVDEKTRSIHLTESGNDKVENVLKLDNLYAPENIMILHHVQQALRAHKIFKRDIDYVVQDGEVLIVDEFTGRILPGRRYSDGLHQAIEAKEGVKVERENQTLATITLQNYFRLYKKLAGMTGTAETEAGEFWKIYKLGVLVIPTNRPMLRDDQADAVFLTKDDKNEAIIQDIKESNEKGQPVLVGTIAIETSEYLSNLLKQKGIAHNVLNAKQHEREAEIVKEAGEPGHVTIATNMAGRGTDIKLGAGVKEAGGLRIIGTERHESRRIDNQLRGRAGRQGDPGSSKFYLSLDDDLMRIFGGEKLKRTMQRIGMEKGERIEHSMVSRSIEKAQERVEKNNFDARKHLLEYDDVLNQQRMVVYKYRHEILEGADQIKALVKEIIFDVIHEIFAIYCPNQDYNQKNLDQALESLEKLTGLDRKIFEEADFFAKHTSELEKNVAEFLIYQYEQYTNLMPEEIGLEAQKWTLLETVDHAWRLHLLNIDHLKEGIGLRGYGSKNPLVEYKKEAFYEFEKMMSQIKWDIVQRIFRLKPDEYSASALDEIEREKEKELADLKLGGDQSSKAQPVKRSQPKVGRNEACPCNSGKKFKHCCAK; this is encoded by the coding sequence ATTGCAAAAGTACTTGCGAAACTTTTTGGGACACAAAACGAACGAGAGCTTAAACGTCTTCAGCCCATAGTTGAAAAAATTGGTACATTAGAAAACTCTTATCAAGCACTCTCGGCAGAAGATTGTGTTAATAAAACAAATGAGTTTAGGGAACGCATATCGCAAGGAGAATCACTAGATAGCATTCTCCCAGAAGCTTTTGCACTTGTACGTGAGGCGGGTAAGCGTACCATGGAAATGCGACATTTCGACGTCCAGCTCATTGGTGGCATGGCGCTACATCAAGGTAAAATTGCTGAAATGAAAACAGGTGAAGGTAAAACACTTGTTGCAACCCTACCATTGTACCTCAACGCCCTTGAAGGCAAGGGTGCCCACTTGGTAACCGTTAACGATTACCTTGCTAAGCGTGACGCTGAATGGATGAGCCCAATATACAACTATCTTGGTATGACCGTTGGTATTATTCAAAACCACATGGGTGACGAGCAACGCAAAAAAGTTTACAACGCAGATATCACGTACGGAACAAACAATGAGTTTGGTTTTGACTATTTGCGCGACAACATGAAGTTTAACTTAGATGATCTCGCTCAACGGCCACTTCACTATGCCATCGTTGACGAAGTTGACTCAATCTTGATCGATGAAGCACGAACACCGCTCATCATTTCGGGGCCTTCAGAAAAGGGTAGCAACCTCTACGCCTCAGCAAACAAAGCAATCTTGCCTCTGACCAAGGAAGACTACGAAGTTGATGAGAAAACACGATCGATTCACTTAACTGAGTCGGGTAATGACAAAGTTGAAAACGTACTCAAGCTAGACAATCTTTACGCCCCCGAAAACATCATGATCTTGCATCACGTTCAACAAGCTCTAAGAGCACATAAAATCTTTAAACGTGATATCGACTATGTTGTTCAAGATGGCGAAGTACTGATCGTTGATGAGTTTACTGGTCGTATTCTACCAGGACGTCGTTATAGTGATGGCTTGCACCAAGCAATCGAAGCAAAAGAAGGTGTTAAGGTAGAACGCGAAAATCAAACACTGGCAACAATTACCTTACAAAACTACTTTAGGCTCTATAAAAAACTTGCAGGTATGACAGGTACCGCTGAAACTGAGGCCGGTGAATTTTGGAAAATTTATAAGCTTGGTGTATTGGTTATTCCAACAAATAGGCCAATGCTTCGTGACGATCAAGCAGACGCAGTCTTTTTAACCAAAGACGACAAAAATGAGGCTATCATTCAAGACATTAAAGAAAGCAACGAAAAAGGTCAGCCCGTTCTTGTTGGTACCATTGCTATCGAAACATCTGAGTATTTGAGCAATCTTCTTAAACAAAAAGGCATAGCGCACAATGTTCTAAACGCAAAACAACATGAGCGCGAAGCTGAAATTGTAAAAGAAGCCGGTGAACCTGGCCACGTCACTATCGCAACAAACATGGCAGGTCGTGGTACTGACATCAAACTCGGTGCAGGCGTAAAAGAAGCCGGCGGTCTACGCATAATTGGTACCGAACGTCACGAAAGCAGACGAATTGATAATCAGCTTCGTGGTCGAGCCGGCCGTCAGGGCGATCCAGGGTCGTCAAAATTTTACCTGTCTCTTGATGACGACTTAATGCGTATTTTTGGTGGTGAAAAACTCAAGCGTACGATGCAGCGCATCGGCATGGAAAAAGGTGAACGTATTGAGCACAGCATGGTTTCACGCAGCATCGAAAAAGCTCAGGAGCGTGTTGAAAAAAACAATTTTGATGCACGTAAACATTTGCTTGAATATGACGACGTACTTAATCAACAACGTATGGTTGTCTACAAATATCGTCACGAAATTCTTGAAGGCGCCGATCAGATTAAGGCATTGGTCAAAGAAATCATTTTCGACGTTATCCATGAGATCTTTGCCATCTATTGTCCAAACCAAGATTACAATCAAAAAAATCTAGACCAAGCTCTCGAATCGCTTGAAAAACTTACAGGCCTCGATCGCAAAATATTTGAAGAAGCAGACTTTTTTGCCAAACACACGAGTGAATTGGAAAAGAACGTTGCTGAATTTTTAATTTATCAGTACGAACAATACACAAACTTGATGCCCGAAGAAATAGGCCTTGAAGCACAAAAATGGACCCTGCTTGAAACAGTTGATCATGCATGGCGCCTGCATCTGCTTAACATTGACCACCTCAAAGAAGGCATAGGCCTGCGCGGTTACGGTTCTAAAAACCCTCTGGTTGAGTACAAAAAAGAAGCGTTCTATGAATTTGAAAAAATGATGAGCCAAATTAAATGGGACATCGTACAACGTATTTTCAGACTCAAACCCGACGAATACAGTGCATCAGCTCTTGATGAAATTGAACGTGAAAAAGAAAAAGAACTCGCAGATCTTAAGCTCGGTGGCGACCAGTCAAGCAAAGCTCAACCTGTTAAACGTTCTCAACCTAAAGTTGGACGAAATGAGGCCTGTCCATGCAACTCCGGTAAGAAATTTAAGCACTGCTGTGCAAAGTAA
- a CDS encoding PQ-loop repeat-containing protein codes for MILTALYNIGYTFSHVWIPFLKQFITNYCIWICWAFYVACFFPQITTNLKLRSAAGLCDFFLLGLFNGYWTTLYFVFGCGLPTAYKVFVPLGLLAITTMIAQRLYFDWAAIESSKRRLYGLSFLCPILFLPAMYQSPYQWGMIIGWVNVIVASVNQIPQVVKIFRTRSVSGFSLGFVLITGIAACIELSTALFLELPVQSMLCGLRGIAVCLIFCLQFALFRKNTSC; via the coding sequence GTGATACTTACTGCTTTGTACAACATTGGTTATACATTTTCACATGTATGGATACCTTTTTTAAAGCAATTTATAACTAACTACTGCATTTGGATTTGTTGGGCATTTTATGTGGCATGTTTTTTCCCACAAATAACAACCAACTTAAAATTACGCAGTGCCGCTGGGCTATGTGATTTTTTTCTACTTGGCTTGTTTAACGGCTACTGGACAACACTTTACTTTGTGTTTGGTTGCGGGCTACCCACCGCCTACAAAGTATTTGTCCCGTTGGGTTTACTGGCAATTACTACCATGATTGCACAACGCCTTTATTTTGACTGGGCAGCTATTGAAAGCAGCAAGCGCCGCCTTTATGGCCTTAGCTTTCTATGTCCCATATTATTTTTACCCGCAATGTACCAAAGCCCTTATCAATGGGGCATGATCATTGGCTGGGTAAATGTAATCGTCGCCTCAGTCAATCAAATACCGCAGGTAGTCAAAATATTTCGAACGAGAAGTGTATCTGGGTTTAGTCTCGGCTTTGTTTTGATCACGGGTATTGCTGCATGCATTGAGCTCAGCACCGCACTCTTTTTAGAGCTACCGGTCCAATCGATGCTCTGCGGTCTTCGCGGCATTGCTGTTTGTCTCATTTTTTGTTTGCAGTTTGCTCTGTTTAGAAAGAACACTTCGTGTTAA
- a CDS encoding DNA double-strand break repair nuclease NurA codes for MLNRNKLVQEIDQLSHKLFTNVHGDREHITHEHWKTLLESSSFSQQSSCAQQTKLFLPWQENIGDLVSVEDTTKPHYTILAVDGSQIYPDRHFSSADCFLINIGGCYLRYDTKSSAHFFSHPTVMLPEHILPQENLGLFSADIIDLKREELELQVGFEQAYTIKQSHAQTTSLLTLVDGSFVFNHLDNKHEILKNIFFNAYIKHLQSFYQNDLLMASYISLPRNKELVLQLNEIYCNKQSHDLEIKNINALCKHIDQKTDAQMLSSFLKPGMRSAVFVSCSRIAQRYPRHVLPCFFYLNVGKEIARIELPLWIAQNSDHVTLIAQLIMDQSDKGHGYPVCLAEAHEQAVVRGSDRDFYYHVIYKLGIHRSQKVTLSQKQIKKHSIGV; via the coding sequence GTGTTAAACCGCAACAAACTTGTACAAGAAATCGATCAACTTTCGCACAAACTTTTCACCAATGTCCATGGCGACAGAGAACACATTACTCATGAGCACTGGAAGACATTGCTAGAAAGTAGCTCCTTCTCACAACAAAGCTCGTGTGCCCAACAAACTAAGCTTTTTCTCCCCTGGCAAGAAAACATCGGAGACCTAGTCAGTGTAGAAGACACCACAAAACCTCACTATACAATACTTGCCGTTGATGGGTCACAAATTTATCCCGATCGACACTTTAGCTCGGCAGACTGTTTTTTAATCAACATCGGTGGCTGTTATCTACGTTACGATACAAAAAGCAGTGCTCATTTTTTTTCTCACCCAACGGTCATGTTGCCCGAACACATACTCCCCCAAGAAAATCTCGGCCTTTTTAGTGCAGATATTATTGATCTAAAACGAGAAGAACTTGAACTACAAGTGGGCTTTGAACAGGCTTATACCATCAAGCAATCTCATGCCCAAACCACTTCTCTGCTCACATTGGTTGATGGAAGCTTTGTCTTTAATCATCTGGACAACAAACACGAAATACTAAAAAATATTTTCTTCAACGCATACATCAAACATCTGCAGTCGTTCTACCAAAACGATTTACTCATGGCAAGCTACATTAGCCTGCCACGCAATAAAGAACTTGTGCTACAACTTAACGAGATCTATTGCAACAAGCAGTCACATGATCTTGAAATTAAAAATATCAATGCTCTATGCAAGCATATCGATCAAAAAACAGATGCCCAAATGCTTAGTAGCTTTTTAAAGCCAGGCATGCGCAGCGCGGTTTTTGTCAGTTGCAGCAGGATTGCTCAACGATATCCACGCCACGTGCTACCGTGTTTTTTTTACCTCAATGTTGGTAAAGAAATTGCTCGCATTGAACTGCCTCTTTGGATTGCTCAAAATAGCGATCATGTAACACTAATAGCACAACTCATTATGGATCAGTCTGACAAGGGCCACGGTTATCCTGTCTGCCTTGCCGAAGCACATGAACAAGCTGTGGTACGCGGTTCAGACCGCGATTTTTACTACCACGTTATTTATAAACTCGGTATACACCGCTCCCAAAAAGTAACGCTTTCACAAAAACAGATTAAGAAACATTCAATTGGTGTCTAA
- a CDS encoding RNA-binding protein — MKKLYVGNLPRTVTEDALKPLFEQHGDVESVKVIMDKFTGQAKGFAFIEMGDADQAQAAIDGLNDYELEGRRMRVSQARPQEPRRDRFGSRGGQGGPSRGGFGGNGGGGRGGFGGGDRWGR; from the coding sequence ATGAAGAAATTATACGTAGGAAACTTACCCCGCACAGTTACTGAAGATGCTCTTAAACCTCTTTTTGAGCAACACGGTGATGTTGAGTCCGTAAAAGTTATTATGGACAAATTTACTGGCCAAGCAAAAGGCTTTGCATTCATCGAAATGGGTGATGCTGACCAAGCTCAAGCTGCTATTGATGGTTTGAATGACTATGAACTTGAAGGTCGTCGTATGCGCGTTAGCCAAGCTCGTCCTCAAGAACCTCGTCGTGACCGTTTTGGTAGCAGAGGTGGCCAAGGTGGTCCAAGCCGTGGTGGCTTTGGCGGTAATGGCGGCGGAGGCCGTGGTGGTTTCGGCGGCGGAGACCGTTGGGGACGTTAG